In Engraulis encrasicolus isolate BLACKSEA-1 chromosome 24, IST_EnEncr_1.0, whole genome shotgun sequence, a single genomic region encodes these proteins:
- the LOC134441290 gene encoding bifunctional 3'-phosphoadenosine 5'-phosphosulfate synthase 2-like encodes MSGNKKQRTNLQRSTNVVYQDHHVSRSKRGQVVGTKGGFRGCTVWLTGLSGAGKTTVGFALEEYLVSHGIPCYSLDGDNIRHGLNKNLGFTAEDREENIRRIAEVAKLFADAGLVCITSFISPFTKDRDLARTLHEKAGLPFFEVYIDAPLEVCESRDVKGLYKKARAGEIKGFTGIDSDYERPNAPELVLKTGQITVNECIQQLVDLLKEQSIVPTGVVEEVTELFVPENMLDMAKADAAILPTITINKLDVQWVQVLSEGWASPLKGFMREREYLQTLHFNNLLDGGSINMSIPIVLPVSTETKEQLDGSAAVALEFQGVRVAILRNPEFFPHRKEERCARQWGTSCPKHPYIKMVLEGGDWLVGGDLEVFERIRWGDGLDQYRLTPKELKQRFKEMKADAIFAFQLRNPVHNGHALLMKDTQRQLEGRGYRRPVLLLHPLGGWTKDDDVPLPWRMRQHAAVLEEGVLDPASTIVAIFPSPMMYAGPTEVQWHCRARMVAGANFYIVGRDPAGMPHPESGQDLYEPTHGGKVLSMAPGLTSVEIIPFRVAAYNKAKKAMDFYDKERHAEFDFISGTRMRKLARSGENPPDGFMAPKAWKVLTEYYGSLQKDQ; translated from the exons ATGTCCGGAAATAAAAAGCAGCGAACG AACCTGCAGCGGTCGACCAACGTGGTGTACCAGGACCACCATGTGAGCCGCAGCAAGAGAGGCCAGGTGGTGGGCACCAAGGGAGGCTTCCGGGGCTGCACTGTCTGGCTAACAG GCCTCTCCGGTGCCGGTAAAACCACCGTGGGCTTTGCTCTTGAGGAGTATCTGGTGTCGCACGGCATTCCCTGCTACTCGCTGGACGGGGACAACATCCGGCACGGTCTGAACAAGAACCTGGGCTTCACTGCCGAGGACCGCGAGGAGAACATCCGGCGCATCGCCGAGGTGGCCAAGCTCTTCGCCGACGCCGGCCTAGTCTGCATCACCAGCTTCATCTCGCCCTTCACCAAG GACCGTGATTTGGCGCGCACCCTCCATGAGAAGGCCGGCCTGCCCTTCTTCGAGGTGTATATCGACGCCCCTCTGGAGGTGTGTGAGAGTCGTGACGTGAAGGGCCTCTACAAAAAGGCACGTGCTGGGGAAATCAAAG GCTTCACTGGCATCGATTCAGACTATGAACGGCCCAATGCTCCAGAGCTGGTCCTGAAGACGGGACAGATCACCGTTAACGAGTGCATTCAACAGCTGGTGGACCTCCTGAAAGAACAG AGCATCGTTCCGACGGGCGTGGTGGAGGAAGTGACTGAACTGTTTGTGCCAGAGAACATGCTGGACATGGCCAAGGCTGATGCTGCCATCCtgcccaccatcaccatcaacaaG CTGGATGTGCAGTGGGTTCAGGTGCTGTCGGAGGGCTGGGCCAGCCCACTGAAGGGCTTCATGCGAGAGCGGGAATACCTGCAGACCCTGCACTTCAACAACCTGCTGGATG GCGGGTCCATCAACATGTCCATCCCCATCGTGCTGCCCGTATCCACGGAGACCAAGGAGCAGCTGGACGGCTCTGCGGCCGTGGCTCTGGAGTTCCAGGGGGTGCGCGTGGCCATCTTGAGGAACCCCGAGTTCTTCCCACACCGCAAGGAGGAGCGCTGCGCCCGGCAGTGGGGAACCTCCTGCCCCAAACACCCCTACATCAAG ATGGTTTTGGAGGGCGGTGATTGGCTGGTGGGTGGTGACTTGGAGGTGTTTGAGCGAATCAGATGGGGAGATGGCCTTGACCAGTACAGGCTGACCCCAAAGGAACTGAAGCAGAGGTTCAAGGAGATGAAAGCAG ATGCGATCTTTGCGTTCCAGCTGCGAAACCCGGTACACAACGGCCATGCCCTATTGATGAAG GACACACAGCGTCAGCTGGAGGGGCGTGGCTACCGGAGGCCTGTGCTGCTGCTCCACCCTCTGGGGGGCTGGACCAAGGATGACGACGTGCCGCTGCCCTGGCGCATGAGGCAGCACGCGGCCGTGCTGGAGGAGGGAGTGCTGGACCCCGCCTCCACCATCGTCGCCATCTTCCCCTCCCCCATGATGTACGCCGGACCCACCGAG GTGCAGTGGCATTGCCGTGCCAGGATGGTGGCGGGTGCCAACTTCTACATCGTGGGCAGAGACCCGGCGGGCATGCCGCACCCGGAGTCGGGACAGGACCTGTACGAGCCCACCCACGGGGGCAAGGTGCTCTCCATGGCACCTGGACTCACCTCTGTGGAGATCATCCCCTTCAGAGTGGCGGCCTACAACAAGGCCAAGAAGGCCATGGACTTCTACGATAAAGAAAG ACATGCCGAGTTTGACTTTATCTCTGGGACTCGGATGAGGAAGCTAGCTCGGAGCGGAGAGAACCCACCTGACGGGTTCATGGCACCCAAGGCATGGAAGGTGCTGACGGAGTACTATGGCTCACTACAGAAGGATCAGTAG